Proteins encoded within one genomic window of Acidovorax sp. 107:
- a CDS encoding bifunctional 2',3'-cyclic-nucleotide 2'-phosphodiesterase/3'-nucleotidase, whose amino-acid sequence MPERTPGFLISSSRVSRRVATLGLVALAASLAACGGSDSASSNAGATATLAVLETTDLHFNVRSYDYFKLADDKSYGFERTATLVRAARKEFANTLLVDNGDTIQGTALADYEATISPIPCTQQLSMYKAMGALGFDAGTLGNHEFNYGLPFLNQVLGGGLDVDGVDATKKCAGAGYPAVLANVYSSKTKKPLVQPYALLERTLVAKGTDGKEVKLPIKIGVIGFTTPGIMNWDKRYLEGKVYTEGAVESANKYVPELRAKGADIVVALLHGGLDNAAYSATMENPGLYLSKVAGIDAMVMGHQHGVFPDTAATPSFNLAGVDHKAGTVNGVPAVMASSWGKALGVVQLALQWDGAKWVVNKSASKSELRNIQSKNAAGATVTVDADPAIAPLIETQHQAAIKYVKTPIGQTDFRMSTLFADVGDPGAIQIVNQAQQAYVAAYLKASLPQYAALPVLSVSAPFKSGFQGGADYTDVAVGPLAINNAADLYLYPNTVYAVKVNGADIKNWLEAAAKRFNQIDPAKTGEQQLISTFPGYNFDMFTTADVQYEIDVTQAVGSRIKNLTYLGKPIDAAQEFVIATNNYRATSGKSFIDKLDGSGTIWASPDANRDVVIDYIRKNPAVTRAANGAAKSWRFAKATVAGPVVFSSGANALSVAQAAGLGNVSLLAADDGSGKGTSKYGVDLSK is encoded by the coding sequence ATGCCTGAGCGCACTCCGGGTTTTTTGATTTCTTCTTCGCGTGTTTCACGCCGCGTGGCCACGCTGGGGTTGGTGGCCCTGGCCGCGTCGCTGGCCGCTTGCGGTGGCAGCGACAGCGCTAGCAGCAACGCAGGCGCCACAGCCACGCTGGCCGTGCTCGAGACGACCGACCTGCACTTCAACGTGCGCAGCTACGACTATTTCAAGCTCGCCGATGACAAGTCCTACGGCTTCGAGCGCACCGCCACGCTGGTGCGCGCCGCGCGCAAGGAGTTTGCCAACACGCTGCTGGTGGACAACGGCGACACCATCCAGGGCACCGCGCTGGCCGACTACGAGGCCACCATCAGCCCCATCCCCTGCACGCAGCAGCTGTCCATGTACAAGGCCATGGGCGCGCTGGGATTTGATGCGGGCACGCTGGGCAATCACGAGTTCAACTACGGCCTGCCTTTCCTGAACCAGGTGCTGGGTGGCGGGCTGGACGTGGATGGCGTCGATGCCACCAAGAAGTGCGCAGGCGCAGGCTACCCCGCCGTGCTGGCCAACGTGTACAGCAGCAAGACCAAGAAGCCGCTGGTGCAGCCCTATGCGCTGCTGGAGCGCACGCTGGTGGCCAAGGGTACCGATGGCAAGGAAGTGAAGCTGCCCATCAAGATCGGTGTGATCGGTTTCACGACGCCCGGCATCATGAACTGGGACAAGCGCTACCTGGAAGGCAAGGTCTATACCGAAGGCGCAGTCGAATCCGCCAACAAGTACGTGCCTGAACTGCGCGCCAAGGGTGCCGACATCGTGGTGGCGCTGTTGCACGGCGGGCTCGACAATGCTGCCTACTCGGCCACCATGGAGAACCCGGGCCTGTACCTGTCGAAGGTGGCCGGTATCGACGCGATGGTGATGGGCCACCAGCACGGCGTGTTCCCCGACACGGCGGCCACCCCCAGCTTCAACTTGGCCGGCGTGGACCACAAGGCAGGCACTGTGAACGGCGTGCCGGCGGTGATGGCCAGCTCGTGGGGCAAGGCGCTGGGCGTGGTGCAGCTGGCGCTGCAGTGGGATGGCGCCAAGTGGGTGGTCAACAAGTCCGCCAGCAAGAGCGAGCTGCGCAACATCCAGAGCAAGAATGCCGCAGGTGCCACGGTGACTGTGGATGCAGACCCTGCCATCGCCCCGTTGATCGAGACGCAGCACCAGGCCGCGATCAAGTATGTGAAGACACCGATCGGCCAGACCGATTTCCGCATGAGCACGCTGTTTGCCGATGTGGGTGACCCCGGCGCGATCCAGATCGTGAACCAGGCCCAGCAGGCCTACGTGGCGGCCTACCTCAAGGCCAGCCTGCCGCAGTACGCTGCGTTGCCCGTGCTGTCGGTGAGCGCACCGTTCAAGAGCGGCTTCCAGGGCGGGGCCGACTACACCGACGTGGCGGTGGGCCCGCTGGCCATCAACAACGCGGCCGACCTGTACCTGTATCCCAACACGGTGTACGCGGTGAAGGTGAACGGTGCTGACATTAAGAACTGGTTAGAGGCCGCTGCCAAGCGCTTCAACCAGATCGACCCGGCCAAGACGGGCGAGCAGCAGCTCATCAGCACCTTCCCTGGCTACAACTTCGACATGTTCACGACGGCCGACGTGCAGTACGAGATCGACGTGACGCAGGCCGTGGGCAGCCGCATCAAGAACCTCACCTACCTGGGCAAGCCCATCGACGCGGCGCAGGAGTTCGTGATTGCCACCAACAACTACCGCGCCACCAGCGGCAAGAGCTTCATCGACAAGCTCGACGGCTCAGGCACCATCTGGGCCTCGCCCGATGCCAACCGCGACGTGGTGATCGACTACATCCGCAAGAACCCCGCCGTGACCCGCGCTGCCAACGGCGCTGCCAAGAGCTGGCGCTTTGCCAAGGCCACGGTGGCGGGGCCGGTGGTGTTCAGCTCGGGTGCCAATGCCCTCAGCGTGGCGCAAGCGGCCGGGCTGGGCAATGTGTCGCTGCTAGCGGCCGATGATGGCTCGGGCAAGGGCACTTCGAAGTACGGCGTGGACCTGTCCAAGTAA
- the radC gene encoding DNA repair protein RadC — protein MPLKDLPADAQPREKLLARGPAALADAELLAILLRTGIVGKGVLQMAQELLDPPGIDPNTGAITGGFGGIAGLLHTSAADLERIKGLGPAKRAELVAVLELARRALAQQLREREVFDSPDTVKHYLQLHLAAKGHEVFAVLFLDAQNRLLALEELFRGTLTQTSVYPREVVLRALHHQAAAVVLAHNHPSGSVQPSRADEALTQTLKTTLALVDVRVLDHVIVAPGQALSMAEKGQV, from the coding sequence ATGCCCCTCAAAGACCTGCCCGCCGACGCCCAGCCCCGCGAAAAACTGCTGGCGCGCGGCCCCGCTGCGCTGGCCGATGCCGAGCTGCTGGCCATCCTGCTGCGCACCGGCATCGTGGGCAAGGGTGTGCTGCAGATGGCGCAGGAGCTGCTGGACCCGCCCGGCATCGACCCCAACACGGGCGCCATCACCGGTGGCTTCGGCGGCATTGCCGGGCTGCTGCACACCAGCGCGGCCGACCTGGAACGCATCAAGGGCCTGGGCCCCGCCAAACGCGCCGAGCTGGTGGCGGTGCTGGAGCTGGCCCGCCGCGCCCTGGCCCAGCAGCTGCGCGAGCGCGAGGTGTTCGACTCGCCCGACACCGTCAAGCACTACTTGCAGCTGCACCTGGCCGCCAAAGGGCACGAGGTGTTTGCCGTGCTGTTTCTGGATGCGCAGAATCGCCTGCTGGCGCTGGAGGAGCTGTTTCGCGGCACGCTCACGCAGACCAGCGTGTACCCGCGCGAGGTGGTGCTGCGCGCCCTGCACCACCAGGCCGCAGCCGTGGTGCTGGCCCACAACCACCCCAGCGGCAGCGTACAACCCAGCCGCGCCGACGAAGCGCTGACCCAGACCCTGAAGACCACGCTGGCCCTGGTGGATGTGCGCGTGCTCGACCATGTGATCGTCGCGCCGGGGCAGGCCCTGTCGATGGCTGAGAAGGGCCAGGTGTGA
- the serS gene encoding serine--tRNA ligase, giving the protein MLDILLLRKDLDTAIARLETRKKPQAFLDVSAFQSLESERKTLQTRTEELQAQRNQLSKQVGMLMSRGDKDGAEAVKAQVAAGKVELEQSAARLEQIQSELLAMLVAVPNLPHESVPVGSDETGNVEVRRWGAPPSFAFEVKDHVDLGTPLGLDFDMGAKLSGSRFTVMKGPIARLHRALAQFMLDVQTQEHGYTECYVPYAVNADSLKGTGQLPKFEGDLFAAKKGGQDGEPVPDNTALYLIPTSEVPLTNFVRDVVTPEADLPIKLTAHTPCFRSEAGSGGRDIRGLIRQHQFDKVEMVQIVHPDKSYDALEEMTRHAEAVLQKLGLPYRVMSLCTGDMGFGAAKTYDLEVWLPAQNTYREISSVSNCEAFQARRLQARFKNAQGKNELLHTLNGSGLAVGRTLVAVLENYQQADGSVTVPEVLRPYLGGTAVLKP; this is encoded by the coding sequence ATGCTAGACATTCTTCTCCTCCGCAAAGACCTCGACACCGCCATCGCGCGGCTGGAAACCCGCAAAAAGCCACAGGCCTTCCTGGATGTCTCCGCTTTCCAGTCCCTGGAGTCCGAGCGCAAGACGCTGCAGACCCGCACCGAAGAGCTGCAGGCCCAGCGCAACCAGCTGTCCAAGCAGGTCGGCATGCTGATGAGCCGGGGCGACAAGGACGGCGCCGAAGCCGTCAAGGCCCAGGTGGCCGCAGGCAAGGTGGAGCTGGAACAATCCGCCGCGCGCCTGGAACAGATCCAGTCCGAGCTGCTGGCCATGCTGGTGGCCGTACCCAACCTGCCGCACGAATCCGTGCCCGTGGGCAGCGATGAAACCGGCAATGTGGAAGTGCGCCGCTGGGGCGCCCCTCCCAGTTTCGCCTTCGAGGTGAAAGACCATGTGGACCTGGGCACCCCGCTGGGCCTTGACTTCGACATGGGCGCCAAGCTCTCGGGCTCGCGCTTCACGGTGATGAAGGGCCCGATCGCCCGCCTGCACCGTGCACTCGCCCAGTTCATGCTGGACGTGCAGACGCAAGAGCATGGCTACACCGAGTGCTACGTGCCCTACGCTGTGAACGCCGACTCCCTCAAGGGCACGGGCCAGCTGCCCAAGTTCGAGGGCGACCTCTTCGCTGCCAAGAAAGGCGGCCAGGACGGCGAGCCCGTGCCCGACAACACCGCGCTGTACCTCATTCCCACCAGCGAAGTGCCCTTGACCAACTTTGTGCGCGACGTGGTCACGCCAGAGGCCGACCTGCCCATCAAGCTCACGGCCCACACACCATGCTTCCGCTCAGAAGCTGGGAGCGGCGGGCGCGACATTCGCGGCTTGATCCGCCAGCACCAGTTCGACAAGGTCGAGATGGTGCAGATCGTGCACCCCGACAAGAGCTACGACGCGCTGGAAGAAATGACCCGCCACGCCGAGGCCGTGCTGCAGAAGCTGGGCCTGCCTTACCGCGTGATGAGCCTGTGCACTGGCGATATGGGCTTCGGCGCTGCCAAGACCTACGACCTGGAAGTGTGGCTGCCCGCGCAGAACACCTACCGCGAGATCAGCTCGGTGAGCAACTGCGAGGCCTTCCAGGCCCGTCGCCTGCAAGCCCGCTTCAAGAACGCGCAGGGCAAGAACGAGTTGCTGCACACCCTGAACGGCTCGGGCTTGGCCGTGGGCCGCACGCTGGTGGCAGTGCTGGAAAACTATCAGCAGGCCGACGGCAGCGTGACGGTGCCCGAGGTGCTGCGGCCTTACCTGGGCGGCACCGCCGTTCTGAAGCCCTGA
- the ispH gene encoding 4-hydroxy-3-methylbut-2-enyl diphosphate reductase, translating to MQAPQEILLAEPRGFCAGVDRAIEIVERAIQKFGAPIYVRHEIVHNTYVVNDLKAKGAIFIEELSDVPPGATLVFSAHGVSKAVQQEAVARGFSIFDATCPLVTKVHVEVAKLAKEGYEFIMIGHKGHPEVEGTMGQLDHGIHLVEDVEDVARVQPAQTEKLAVVTQTTLSVDDAAEISAAVRARFPSVREPKQQDICYATQNRQDAVKVLSPQVDVVIVVGSPTSSNSNRLRELAAKLGTTAYMVDSADELQGEWFKGRARVGLTAGASAPEILVQQVIDRIKALGAVSVRTMAGIEETVKFPLPKGLKIDAATGLEISQRRPETGPVGG from the coding sequence ATGCAGGCGCCGCAAGAAATCCTGCTGGCCGAGCCGCGCGGCTTTTGCGCCGGTGTGGACCGCGCCATCGAGATCGTGGAGCGCGCTATCCAGAAATTTGGCGCCCCCATCTATGTGCGCCACGAGATCGTGCACAACACCTATGTGGTGAACGACCTCAAGGCCAAGGGCGCGATCTTCATCGAAGAGCTGTCGGACGTGCCACCCGGCGCCACGCTGGTCTTCAGTGCCCACGGCGTGAGCAAGGCGGTGCAGCAAGAGGCCGTGGCGCGTGGCTTCAGCATTTTTGACGCTACCTGCCCGCTGGTGACCAAGGTGCACGTCGAAGTGGCCAAGCTCGCCAAAGAAGGCTACGAATTCATCATGATCGGCCACAAGGGTCATCCCGAGGTCGAGGGCACCATGGGCCAGCTCGACCACGGCATCCACCTGGTGGAAGACGTGGAAGATGTGGCCCGCGTGCAGCCTGCGCAGACCGAGAAACTGGCCGTGGTCACGCAGACCACGCTGAGCGTGGACGACGCCGCCGAAATCTCGGCCGCCGTGCGCGCGCGCTTTCCCAGCGTGCGCGAGCCCAAGCAGCAGGACATCTGCTACGCCACGCAGAACCGGCAGGACGCCGTCAAGGTGCTGAGCCCGCAGGTGGACGTGGTGATCGTGGTGGGCAGCCCCACCAGCTCCAACAGCAATCGCCTGCGCGAGCTGGCCGCCAAGCTGGGCACTACGGCCTACATGGTGGACAGCGCCGACGAACTGCAGGGCGAGTGGTTCAAAGGCCGCGCGCGCGTGGGGCTCACAGCCGGTGCTTCGGCACCTGAAATCCTGGTGCAGCAGGTCATCGATCGCATCAAGGCGCTGGGCGCGGTGTCGGTGCGCACCATGGCGGGCATCGAAGAAACCGTGAAATTCCCGCTGCCCAAGGGGCTCAAGATCGACGCGGCCACAGGCCTGGAAATCTCGCAGCGAAGGCCGGAGACAGGGCCTGTCGGAGGTTGA
- a CDS encoding M48 family metalloprotease — MKFWDHQHNARSETRRLLLGFAFAVVVLVAAVHAALALAWWLMVAVLPVHLPFPQGFLAANVGVSLMLVLGGWWVETSNLRAGGVKLARRVGARELRPSLSHAEQRLSNIVDELCIAAHMARPQIMVMPRTDAINAFAAGWDESDAVIAVTQGALDYLTREEMQGMVAHELSHLHEGDTRLKMRLAGMVFGLELVYNFGDTMRERRGLAWWFGSAIMVAGFAGWLTGRMLKAAVSRQREYLADARAVQWTRSRDGLGGVLRKVMAQRRDTPAGYAENPAHTGLAHPAVQHMLLVDVDGGSRMERWLDTHPTLDDRVQRVYGRRMPPLPAVPVTAGPESARRNEGVVPGAVSIASLVDPFARFM, encoded by the coding sequence ATGAAGTTCTGGGACCACCAGCACAACGCACGCAGCGAGACGCGCCGCCTGCTGCTGGGCTTTGCCTTCGCCGTGGTCGTTCTGGTGGCGGCTGTGCATGCTGCCCTGGCGCTGGCCTGGTGGCTGATGGTGGCGGTGCTGCCAGTGCATCTGCCCTTTCCGCAGGGTTTCCTGGCGGCCAATGTGGGCGTCTCGCTGATGCTGGTGCTCGGCGGCTGGTGGGTGGAGACGTCCAATTTGCGCGCTGGCGGTGTCAAGCTGGCCCGGCGCGTGGGTGCACGCGAGTTGCGTCCTTCGCTGTCGCACGCCGAGCAGCGGCTGTCCAACATCGTGGACGAGCTGTGCATCGCTGCGCACATGGCTCGCCCGCAGATCATGGTCATGCCCCGCACCGATGCCATCAACGCTTTCGCTGCAGGATGGGACGAGAGCGACGCCGTCATTGCCGTGACGCAGGGCGCCCTGGACTACCTCACCCGCGAAGAGATGCAGGGCATGGTGGCCCACGAGTTGAGCCATCTGCACGAGGGCGACACGCGCCTGAAGATGCGGCTGGCGGGCATGGTGTTCGGGCTGGAGCTGGTCTACAACTTTGGCGACACGATGCGCGAACGCCGGGGCCTGGCCTGGTGGTTCGGGTCGGCCATCATGGTGGCGGGCTTTGCGGGCTGGCTCACCGGCCGCATGCTCAAGGCCGCCGTGTCCCGCCAGCGCGAATACCTGGCCGACGCACGCGCGGTGCAGTGGACACGCAGCCGTGACGGTCTGGGCGGTGTGCTGCGCAAGGTCATGGCCCAGCGCCGCGACACACCGGCCGGGTATGCCGAGAACCCCGCCCACACCGGCCTGGCCCACCCGGCCGTGCAGCACATGCTGCTGGTGGATGTGGACGGTGGTAGCCGCATGGAACGCTGGCTGGACACCCACCCCACGCTCGACGACCGCGTGCAGCGTGTGTATGGCCGCCGCATGCCGCCGTTGCCAGCCGTGCCGGTGACTGCGGGGCCCGAGTCTGCGCGGCGCAATGAAGGTGTGGTGCCCGGGGCGGTATCCATTGCGTCGCTGGTGGACCCGTTTGCGCGCTTCATGTAA
- a CDS encoding threonine/serine dehydratase: MIDRAAIVAARRQLATQPDFLRTTPLMRLSGKSLGVDCAEVWLKLEHLQVGGSFKARGMLYRLLANPVPGSGVIIASGGNAGIAVAAAAQALGVRCEVFVPEVSPEAKRARLRALGAEVVVTGAAYAEAFEACVARQKATGALQAHAYDQPQVVAGAGTLALEMEEQGGRLPDTVLVSVGGGGLIGGVAAWVESRAHVVALEPERAPTLHAARAAGQPVDVEVGGVAADSLGAKRIGAIGWEVSQRHVHDALLLPDDAIRAAQLWLWKELKLAVEPAAALGLAALQTGAYKPQPQETVALILCGANFDPASLA; the protein is encoded by the coding sequence ATGATCGACCGCGCCGCCATCGTCGCCGCCCGCCGCCAACTGGCCACCCAGCCCGACTTTCTGCGCACCACGCCACTGATGCGCCTGTCTGGCAAGTCCCTGGGCGTGGACTGCGCCGAGGTCTGGCTCAAGCTGGAGCATTTGCAGGTAGGCGGCAGCTTCAAGGCACGCGGCATGCTCTACCGGCTGCTGGCCAACCCCGTGCCCGGCAGCGGCGTGATCATCGCTTCAGGCGGCAACGCCGGCATTGCCGTGGCGGCGGCTGCCCAGGCGCTGGGCGTGCGCTGCGAGGTGTTTGTGCCCGAAGTCTCGCCCGAGGCCAAGCGCGCCCGCTTGCGGGCGCTGGGCGCTGAAGTGGTCGTCACCGGCGCCGCATATGCCGAAGCCTTTGAAGCGTGTGTGGCCCGCCAGAAGGCCACGGGTGCGCTGCAGGCCCATGCCTATGACCAACCCCAAGTGGTGGCCGGTGCAGGCACGCTGGCGCTGGAGATGGAAGAGCAGGGCGGTCGCTTGCCCGACACGGTACTGGTCAGCGTGGGCGGTGGCGGCCTCATCGGCGGTGTGGCTGCGTGGGTGGAGAGCCGGGCCCATGTGGTCGCGCTGGAGCCCGAACGCGCGCCCACCCTGCATGCGGCGCGCGCTGCAGGCCAGCCCGTGGATGTGGAAGTGGGTGGCGTGGCCGCCGACTCCCTGGGCGCCAAGCGCATCGGTGCCATTGGCTGGGAAGTCAGCCAGCGCCATGTGCACGATGCCCTGCTGTTGCCCGACGACGCAATCCGCGCCGCCCAGCTGTGGCTGTGGAAGGAGCTGAAGCTGGCCGTAGAGCCCGCCGCCGCGCTGGGCCTGGCCGCGCTGCAGACCGGCGCCTACAAACCCCAGCCGCAGGAAACGGTGGCCCTGATTCTCTGCGGCGCCAACTTTGACCCGGCAAGCCTGGCCTGA
- a CDS encoding RidA family protein, which yields MSRDARFQEQAQALGYSFEGEIKIGGNYVPLVRDGHHIYLSGQIPRVGDTVVVTGAAGAGASLADAQKAAKVCAMRALALLQRALGSLDAVQSILRITVYVQSAPTFTQQSEVADGASEVLFAVLGEAGAHTRTSVGVLQLPKSATVEVDLIASVAPQASPPVPG from the coding sequence ATGTCACGCGACGCACGATTCCAGGAACAGGCCCAGGCGCTGGGCTACAGCTTTGAGGGCGAGATCAAGATCGGCGGCAACTATGTGCCGCTGGTGCGGGACGGCCACCACATCTACCTGAGCGGGCAGATCCCGCGCGTGGGCGACACGGTGGTCGTCACCGGCGCGGCGGGTGCCGGCGCCTCGCTGGCCGATGCGCAAAAGGCCGCCAAGGTCTGCGCGATGCGGGCGCTGGCGCTGCTGCAGCGCGCCTTGGGTTCGCTGGATGCCGTGCAGTCCATCCTGCGCATTACCGTGTACGTGCAGTCGGCGCCCACCTTCACGCAGCAAAGCGAGGTGGCCGATGGCGCCTCGGAGGTGCTGTTTGCCGTGCTGGGGGAGGCGGGTGCCCACACCCGCACCTCGGTGGGGGTGCTGCAGCTGCCCAAGAGCGCCACTGTGGAGGTGGACCTGATTGCCTCGGTGGCGCCGCAGGCGTCCCCTCCGGTCCCGGGCTGA
- a CDS encoding LemA family protein: MSATAWVVVVVLVAVLVWAVTVYNRLVQLRNRIANAFGQIDVQLKRRYDLIPNLVEVARGYLAHEAATLEAVIKARSQAQGAAAAVRAAPQSASAMGALAAAEGVLGGSLGRLMVVAESYPDLKADATMQSLSEEITSTENRLGFARQAYNDQALEFNDAAAQFPELVVARLLGFAPAPMLASTQSDEERAAPRVKF; encoded by the coding sequence ATGTCGGCAACTGCATGGGTCGTGGTCGTTGTGCTGGTTGCGGTGCTGGTGTGGGCCGTCACGGTCTACAACCGGCTGGTGCAGTTGCGCAACCGCATTGCCAACGCGTTTGGCCAGATCGACGTGCAGCTCAAGCGCCGTTATGACCTGATTCCCAATCTGGTGGAGGTGGCGCGTGGCTATCTGGCGCACGAGGCTGCCACGCTGGAGGCCGTCATCAAGGCCCGCAGCCAGGCGCAGGGTGCGGCCGCGGCAGTGCGTGCAGCCCCCCAAAGCGCCAGCGCCATGGGCGCGCTGGCGGCAGCAGAAGGCGTGCTTGGCGGCAGCCTGGGGCGCCTGATGGTGGTGGCCGAGAGCTACCCCGATCTCAAGGCCGATGCCACCATGCAGTCGCTGTCCGAAGAGATCACCAGCACCGAAAACCGCCTGGGGTTTGCACGCCAGGCCTACAACGACCAGGCGCTGGAGTTCAACGATGCGGCGGCTCAGTTCCCCGAGCTTGTCGTCGCGCGCCTGCTGGGTTTTGCGCCCGCGCCCATGCTGGCGTCCACGCAGTCCGACGAAGAGCGCGCTGCGCCCCGGGTGAAGTTCTGA
- a CDS encoding Smr/MutS family protein — protein MRPLRHAPAAPAAADSTAPPRRRAPPAPRRAGERITQLQDLATVARRLREEQERREAEEKARREAAARAEAERHLFSRSVGPVTPLRNPNVARLRKHLPPPLPVQHWLDEERVLMESISDDFDVSTLLDTDDQLSFRRPGIGVEVTRRLRAGHWSIQRQLDLHGLRVDEAREALGDFIRHAHKIGLRCVRVVHGKGLGSPGKSPVLKGRVQRWLVQKNEVLAFVQARPMDGGAGALVVLLQPVLRKNS, from the coding sequence ATGCGCCCGCTGCGCCATGCCCCTGCCGCGCCCGCAGCCGCAGACAGCACCGCACCACCCCGCCGCCGCGCCCCGCCGGCCCCACGGCGCGCGGGCGAACGCATCACCCAGCTGCAGGACCTGGCCACCGTGGCCCGCCGCCTGCGCGAGGAGCAGGAGCGCCGCGAGGCTGAAGAAAAAGCCCGCCGCGAAGCGGCTGCCCGGGCCGAGGCCGAGCGCCACCTCTTCAGCCGCAGCGTGGGCCCCGTCACGCCGCTGCGCAATCCCAACGTGGCGCGGCTGCGCAAGCATCTGCCTCCACCGCTGCCGGTGCAGCACTGGCTGGACGAGGAGCGGGTGCTGATGGAATCGATCAGCGATGACTTCGACGTGAGCACCCTGCTGGACACCGACGACCAGCTCAGCTTTCGCCGCCCCGGCATTGGCGTGGAGGTGACACGCCGGCTGCGCGCGGGCCATTGGAGCATTCAGCGCCAGCTGGACCTGCACGGCCTGCGCGTGGACGAGGCGCGCGAGGCGCTGGGCGACTTCATCCGCCACGCCCACAAGATCGGCCTGCGCTGCGTGCGCGTGGTGCATGGCAAGGGCTTGGGCTCGCCCGGCAAGAGCCCCGTGCTCAAGGGCCGTGTGCAGCGCTGGCTGGTGCAAAAGAACGAGGTGCTGGCCTTTGTGCAGGCACGGCCCATGGACGGGGGCGCGGGGGCGCTGGTGGTGCTGCTGCAGCCCGTTCTGCGAAAAAACTCATAA
- a CDS encoding HPP family protein translates to MFFVFGPSGQMYRGGPENLARISAVRSVQRPQALRTRPMDVQDGQTVPVFTAPPRPTVAHTNAAASPSVVNLRLQDAVTAYAQTEQGPQATTRQPLTKVSDVMTTGGLGVAPDARVNDAWQTLAEHKVAQAPVVDALGRVIGLLLRADMAPLDLLPEPGAVKEAIALARRPVSEVMVSPVPTVAADTELRRVAAVLLDTGLPGLPVTDEAGVLSGFISRTDILRAVAADPPLDLWSGPAVSL, encoded by the coding sequence ATGTTCTTTGTATTCGGCCCGTCGGGCCAGATGTACCGTGGCGGCCCTGAAAACCTGGCGCGCATTTCTGCAGTGCGCAGTGTGCAGCGCCCGCAGGCCCTGCGCACGCGGCCCATGGACGTGCAAGACGGCCAGACGGTGCCCGTCTTCACGGCCCCGCCCCGCCCCACGGTGGCCCACACCAACGCTGCCGCATCGCCCTCCGTCGTCAACCTGCGCCTGCAAGACGCCGTGACCGCCTACGCGCAAACCGAACAAGGCCCCCAGGCTACCACCCGCCAGCCGCTGACGAAGGTGAGCGACGTGATGACCACCGGCGGCCTGGGCGTGGCGCCAGACGCGCGCGTGAACGATGCCTGGCAGACCCTGGCCGAGCACAAGGTGGCCCAGGCCCCTGTGGTGGATGCCCTGGGACGCGTGATCGGGTTGCTGCTCCGGGCCGACATGGCGCCGCTGGACTTGCTGCCCGAGCCCGGCGCAGTCAAGGAGGCCATCGCCCTGGCGCGCCGCCCGGTGTCCGAGGTGATGGTGAGCCCCGTGCCCACCGTGGCGGCCGACACCGAACTGCGCCGCGTGGCCGCCGTGCTGCTGGACACCGGTCTGCCCGGCCTGCCGGTGACCGATGAGGCCGGGGTGCTGTCGGGCTTTATCTCGCGCACCGACATCCTGCGGGCGGTGGCGGCCGACCCGCCACTGGATCTGTGGAGCGGGCCTGCGGTGTCGCTGTAG
- a CDS encoding peptidylprolyl isomerase, whose amino-acid sequence MTSISTPLPTVQPGSFLTLHYRLAGPAGDVINTFTDKPATLSLGTGELSPAMEQRLLGLAEGTRTTFELPAGEAFGERNADMQQWVARKLMNELGDPDEKYNVGDVVQFPTPDGQGSYAGAVMQVREDGAVLFDFNHPLAGQPVTFEVQLIGIL is encoded by the coding sequence ATGACCTCTATTTCCACCCCCCTTCCCACCGTTCAGCCGGGCTCCTTCCTCACGCTGCACTACCGCCTGGCTGGCCCGGCGGGGGATGTGATCAACACTTTTACTGACAAACCCGCCACCCTGTCGCTGGGCACGGGCGAGTTGTCGCCCGCCATGGAGCAGCGCCTGTTGGGCCTGGCCGAAGGCACGCGCACCACGTTCGAGCTGCCTGCGGGCGAGGCTTTTGGCGAGCGCAATGCCGACATGCAGCAGTGGGTGGCGCGCAAGTTGATGAACGAGCTGGGCGACCCCGACGAAAAGTACAACGTGGGCGATGTGGTGCAGTTCCCCACGCCCGACGGCCAGGGCAGCTACGCCGGGGCCGTGATGCAGGTGCGTGAAGATGGCGCGGTGCTGTTCGACTTCAACCACCCGCTGGCGGGCCAGCCCGTGACCTTTGAAGTGCAGCTGATCGGGATCCTGTGA